The following proteins come from a genomic window of Lolium rigidum isolate FL_2022 chromosome 5, APGP_CSIRO_Lrig_0.1, whole genome shotgun sequence:
- the LOC124658150 gene encoding receptor-like serine/threonine-protein kinase ALE2, with translation MDLETNSRHISVLERMLIDENAEPTDLPLSLLEDITDRFSPDREIGRGGFAVVYKGIVGERMVAVKKLFKTIDVVHENKFHKEVECLMKAKHKNIVRFLGYCAEAHGKAADYEGRFVMANLLNWLLCFEYVPNGNLQKYITDASTGLEWKVRFRMIKEICQGLHYLHMNRILHLDLKPANILLDNSMVPKIADFGLSRYLNEEKTHDTTKHLLGTPGYMAPEFYGGRITFASDIYSLGVIIMEILTGVKGYPEDDNVIESWMSRLEGDTQLEQVRQCTKIGIECMESDPKKRPVAQHIIDMLEEMAGADETGSSSLVEVELGLLEEQSDRERVGGPRLTDIEEYPETDLSDYSQQKEEDADDEQDTKQKAKRKGKSIFSSNSGVLDKLKSWNLFRRNARKNLVRNGGQVPQIRGLKIFAAGELKKITRNFSEMLREGSFAKVYRGTLPDGTMVEVKYFKAHYTSKQFINAVEIQTQMIHKNILKLVGYCLEADVQISVHEYDANGSLNDILHHNQNQMLPIDLRLDIAIGSAEGLRYMHSADIRHGDVKPASILLDEKFIPKISEFDLSRLINVDDSDTAFITGAVGFLDPVFSRTCCLVLANDVYSFGAVLLEVITGKKIIYQNDDNSVCNLVMEYKKNYLEQQNGRVMFDVEIVDPEDIFFLEEIGKLAMECLRHDIEERPDMIEVTNQLMNIRKDRRAQFEYNFLSDSASSP, from the exons ATGGATCTCGAAACTAATAGTAGACACATTAGCGTTCTGGAGAGGATGCTAATTGATGAAAACGCAGAGCCGACGGACCTTCCGTTATCACTTCTCGAAGACATCACAGATCGGTTCTCCCCCGATCGCGAAATTGGCAGAGGTGGATTTGCGGTGGTTTATAAG GGAATTGTTGGAGAAAGGATGGTCGCTGTGAAGAAGCTGTTCAAGACAATTGATGTAGTGCATGAGAATAAATTCCACAAAGAGGTCGAGTGCCTCATGAAG GCCAAGCATAAGAATATAGTACGTTTTCTAGGATATTGTGCGGAGGCACATGGAAAAGCTGCTGACTATGAAGGGAGGTTTGTCATGGCAAATTTACTGAATTGGTtgctctgttttgaatatgtaccCAACGGGAATCTGCAGAAATATATCACGG ATGCATCAACTGGACTTGAATGGAAAGTGCGCTTTCGAATGATCAAAGAAATATGTCAAGGTTTACATTATCTTCACATGAACCGTATTCTTCATCTAGACCTCAAGCCAGCTAATATATTACTAGATAATAGCATGGTACCCAAAATTGCTGATTTCGGCCTCTCAAGGTATCTCAATGAAGAGAAGACCCACGATACAACTAAACACCTACTTGGAACACC GGGGTATATGGCTCCTGAATTCTATGGAGGAAGGATCACATTCGCATCAGACATATATAGTCTTGGTGTTATAATCATGGAGATTCTAACAGGAGTGAAGGGATATCCCGAAGATGACAAT GTAATTGAAAGTTGGATGAGTCGATTAGAGGGGGACACACAGTTGGAACAAGTAAGGCAATGCACAAAGATAGGGATAGAGTGCATGGAATCAGACCCAAAGAAAAGACCAGTTGCACAACATATAATTGATATGCTTGAGGAAATGGCAGGCGCTGATGAAACCGGGAGTAGCTCATTAGTTGAGGTGGAGCTAGGTTTACTTGAGGAACAGTCTGATCGAGAAAGAGTTGGGGGCCCGAGACTGACGGATATTGAGGAGTACCCTGAAACTGATCTAAGTGATTATTCTCAGCAAAAAGAAGAAGACGCAGATGATGAGCAAGACACAAAGCAAAAGGCTAAGCGCAAAGGAAAAAGCATCTTCAGCTCTAACTCTGGTGTGTTGGACAAGTTGAAAAGTTGGAACCTCTTCAGAAGGAATGCACGCAAGAATCTCGTGAGGAATGGAGGTCAAGTACCACAGATCAGAGGCCTGAAGATTTTCGCAGCGGGGGAATTAAAGAAAATCACAAGAAATTTTTCAGAGATGCTTCGTGAAGGAAGCTTTGCTAAAGTCTACAGAGGAACTCTTCCTGACGGTACGATGGTGGAAGTTAAGTACTTCAAGGCGCATTATACAAGTAAACAGTTCATCAATGCAGTTGAGATCCAGACACAAATGATCCATAAGAATATTCTTAAGCTTGTTGGTTACTGCCTGGAAGCAGATGTTCAAATATCAGTGCATGAGTATGATGCAAATGGGAGTCTCAACGACATTCTCCATCACAATCAGAATCAAATGCTTCCTATAGACTTGCGTTTGGACATTGCAATTGGGTCAGCAGAAGGACTACGATACATGCACTCCGCAGACATACGGCACGGTGATGTTAAACCAGCTAGCATACTGCTTGATGAAAAGTTTATTCCAAAAATCTCTGAATTTGACTTATCACGGTTGATTAATGTGGATGATTCTGATACCGCATTTATTACTGGAGCCGTTGGTTTCTTGGACCCAGTGTTCTCTCGTACTTGCTGTTTGGTGCTAGCGAATGATGTTTATAGCTTCGGTGCGGTTCTCCTGGAAGTCATTACAGGTaagaaaattatatatcaaaatgatgacAATAGCGTTTGTAACCTCGTCATGGAATACAAGAAAAATTACTTGGAACAACAGAATGGGAGAGTAATGTTCGACGTGGAGATTGTCGATCCAGAAGATATATTCTTCCTTGAAGAAATTGGCAAGCTGGCAATGGAGTGCTTGAGACATGATATAGAAGAACGGCCAGATATGATAGAGGTGACAAATCAACTTATgaatattaggaaagatagaaggGCTCAATTTGAATATAATTTTTTATCTGATTCGGCGTCAAGTCCATGA